A single window of Granulibacter bethesdensis DNA harbors:
- a CDS encoding cobalt-precorrin-6A reductase, whose translation MHIPSDPTRCLILGGTSEASALARLLAGDERFAPLLSFAGRTRSPVLPPIPCRTGGFGGAGGLAAMLEQEGMHALIDATHPFAARISANAAEAIAMRPLPFLGIVRPAWQPVAGDRWHRVDSLEEAAAALGMRPRRIFLTIGRQELAPFRACPWHHYIIRSVDAPEPHQLPPQATVLTARGPFATDDEIALLHAHRIDGIVTKNAGGSATEAKLAACRALGLPVWMVRRPVIASPSNTVTTAQEAMHWLEMLHHERVTERGA comes from the coding sequence ATGCATATACCATCCGATCCGACACGCTGCCTGATACTGGGTGGCACCAGCGAAGCCTCCGCCCTCGCACGCCTGCTGGCAGGCGATGAGCGGTTTGCTCCACTGCTTTCCTTCGCCGGACGCACACGCTCCCCTGTTCTGCCACCGATCCCCTGCCGCACGGGAGGATTCGGGGGGGCCGGCGGACTGGCCGCGATGCTGGAACAGGAAGGAATGCATGCGCTGATCGACGCGACCCATCCTTTCGCCGCCCGCATCTCCGCCAATGCGGCTGAGGCAATCGCGATGCGGCCTTTGCCGTTTCTTGGCATCGTCAGACCGGCATGGCAGCCGGTTGCGGGCGATCGCTGGCATAGGGTGGACTCGCTTGAAGAAGCCGCCGCTGCGCTCGGCATGAGACCGCGCCGGATTTTTCTGACGATCGGTCGGCAGGAACTGGCTCCTTTCCGTGCCTGCCCATGGCATCACTACATCATTCGCAGCGTCGATGCGCCGGAGCCGCATCAGCTGCCGCCACAGGCCACGGTTCTGACGGCCCGCGGCCCGTTTGCAACGGATGATGAAATTGCCCTGCTGCACGCTCATCGGATTGACGGCATCGTGACCAAAAACGCCGGTGGCAGCGCAACAGAAGCAAAACTCGCTGCATGTCGCGCGCTCGGTCTGCCCGTCTGGATGGTGCGCAGGCCGGTGATTGCATCCCCATCCAATACCGTCACCACGGCGCAGGAAGCCATGCACTGGCTGGAGATGCTGCATCATGAACGCGTGACCGAGCGTGGGGCATAA
- the cbiE gene encoding precorrin-6y C5,15-methyltransferase (decarboxylating) subunit CbiE yields the protein MSAPAGRTAWLGILGIGENGVEGLSQRARQWLVEADYVYGGTRHLTLAASLIGEAGIPWSSPLSSSLPALMEKRGRKVAVLASGDPFAYGIGPWLTDALAREEWFCIPVPSCLSLARSALGWAEAETETISLCGRPLETLYPFLQPDGRILILSADASTPGLVAGEMTRLGFGSSRIWLMEALGGEAERIRNSEAQTFSFSDIMPLNMLAVEVVADQTAHILPLSAGLPDACFAHDGQITKQNVRAATLAALSPHRGELLWDIGCGSGSIAIEWLRHHPSMRAIGIEADTVRAQRGRQNAHQLGVPRLSMIEGRAPEALDGLPVPDAVFIGGGCSEVMISRCQAELRPGGRLVVNAVTLETEALLAGIYQTHGGRLTRLSVATVGEVGRLHAFRPAMTVTQWVWRKPLHD from the coding sequence GTGAGTGCGCCCGCAGGCAGGACAGCATGGCTCGGCATACTGGGCATCGGTGAGAATGGTGTCGAGGGGTTGAGTCAACGGGCCAGGCAATGGCTGGTGGAGGCTGATTATGTCTATGGCGGCACCCGTCATCTGACATTGGCGGCTTCGCTGATCGGGGAAGCCGGCATTCCATGGTCCAGCCCGCTATCCTCTTCCCTGCCTGCCTTGATGGAGAAACGGGGACGAAAAGTGGCTGTGCTGGCCTCGGGGGATCCGTTTGCCTACGGAATTGGTCCATGGTTGACGGATGCTTTGGCGCGGGAGGAATGGTTTTGTATTCCTGTGCCATCCTGCCTGTCTCTGGCGCGCTCAGCGCTCGGCTGGGCAGAAGCGGAGACGGAAACAATCTCTCTATGCGGACGTCCTCTGGAGACATTGTATCCGTTTCTTCAGCCGGACGGGCGGATTCTGATTTTGTCTGCAGATGCTTCGACGCCGGGGTTGGTGGCCGGAGAGATGACACGGCTTGGCTTTGGTTCCAGCAGAATCTGGCTGATGGAGGCGCTGGGGGGGGAGGCGGAGCGTATTCGTAACAGTGAAGCGCAGACCTTCAGCTTCTCTGATATCATGCCGCTGAACATGCTGGCGGTTGAGGTGGTCGCAGACCAGACGGCGCATATTCTTCCATTGAGTGCCGGCCTGCCGGATGCGTGCTTCGCGCATGATGGGCAGATCACCAAGCAGAATGTGCGTGCGGCGACACTGGCGGCATTGTCTCCGCATCGGGGAGAATTGCTATGGGATATAGGATGCGGGTCCGGCTCGATCGCGATCGAGTGGTTGCGACATCATCCATCCATGCGGGCGATCGGTATCGAGGCTGATACGGTGCGGGCGCAGCGTGGGCGGCAGAATGCCCATCAGCTTGGCGTGCCTCGCCTGAGCATGATCGAAGGGCGTGCGCCGGAGGCTTTGGATGGCCTCCCCGTACCGGATGCGGTTTTCATCGGTGGAGGTTGTTCCGAAGTCATGATCAGCCGCTGTCAGGCAGAACTGCGCCCCGGCGGGCGGCTGGTGGTCAATGCCGTGACGCTGGAGACAGAGGCTTTGCTGGCCGGGATATATCAGACCCATGGCGGCAGATTGACACGGCTTTCGGTTGCGACGGTGGGTGAGGTGGGACGCCTGCATGCGTTCCGCCCCGCCATGACGGTGACGCAATGGGTCTGGCGGAAGCCGCTTCATGACTGA
- a CDS encoding cobalamin biosynthesis protein → MTERRLIVAGIGCRPLCVAEAVFALLHQAAQTAPFSIVAIPEFRTGAEGLMEALTHLAYPVQVMTMAALQTVQHRCVTRSPAALRATGLSSVAEAVALAAAGPQAQLILPRIAADGVSCALAAAPAI, encoded by the coding sequence ATGACTGAAAGAAGGCTGATTGTGGCAGGGATCGGTTGCCGCCCGCTCTGTGTGGCAGAAGCGGTGTTCGCGCTGTTGCATCAGGCGGCGCAGACGGCCCCTTTCAGTATCGTGGCGATTCCCGAATTTCGTACCGGAGCGGAAGGGTTGATGGAAGCGCTGACGCACCTTGCTTATCCGGTACAGGTGATGACAATGGCGGCTTTACAGACCGTGCAGCATCGCTGCGTGACCCGCTCGCCGGCGGCGTTGCGAGCAACTGGTCTGTCCTCGGTGGCTGAGGCGGTTGCACTGGCGGCAGCGGGACCGCAGGCACAATTGATCCTGCCGCGTATCGCGGCTGATGGCGTGTCCTGTGCGCTGGCGGCGGCACCGGCAATATAG
- the cobM gene encoding precorrin-4 C(11)-methyltransferase, translating into MTVHFIGAGPGAVDLMTVRGRDLIAACPVCLYAGSIIPPALLEHCPPGAEIIDTASLDLEGIMAYCSSAHERGLDVARLHSGDLSIYSAVAEQRRRLEEMGIPTSFTPGVPAFAAVSAVIGRELTLPGIAQSVVLTRVSGRASAMPSRETLEAFAATGATLAIHLAVHALQDVVTRLLPFYGADCPVCVAARASWPEEALYRGTLADIVALVEAGAEERTALILVGPALGEGDFQNSALYDTDYRRRFRGGQS; encoded by the coding sequence ATGACGGTTCATTTCATCGGTGCAGGACCGGGGGCGGTTGATCTGATGACAGTGCGCGGGCGCGATCTGATCGCTGCCTGCCCGGTCTGTCTCTATGCCGGATCGATCATTCCTCCCGCTCTGCTGGAACATTGCCCGCCCGGAGCGGAGATCATTGATACGGCATCGCTCGATCTGGAGGGGATCATGGCGTATTGCAGCTCCGCGCATGAACGTGGGCTGGATGTTGCGCGTCTGCATTCCGGCGATCTGTCGATCTACAGCGCGGTGGCCGAGCAGCGCAGGCGACTGGAAGAGATGGGTATTCCCACCAGTTTCACCCCGGGCGTTCCTGCCTTTGCCGCTGTATCGGCGGTGATCGGGCGGGAGCTGACTTTGCCGGGTATAGCACAGAGCGTGGTGCTGACACGTGTCTCTGGCCGTGCCTCCGCCATGCCGTCCCGCGAAACGCTGGAAGCCTTTGCCGCGACGGGAGCAACGCTGGCGATCCATCTGGCCGTGCACGCTTTGCAGGATGTGGTCACACGGTTACTCCCTTTTTATGGCGCGGACTGTCCGGTCTGTGTGGCGGCGCGGGCAAGCTGGCCGGAGGAAGCCCTTTATCGCGGCACGCTCGCCGACATCGTGGCGCTGGTGGAGGCGGGGGCGGAGGAACGTACCGCCCTGATTTTGGTCGGGCCGGCACTGGGAGAAGGCGATTTTCAGAACAGCGCGCTGTATGACACCGATTATCGCCGTCGTTTCCGTGGCGGACAGTCGTAA
- a CDS encoding cobalt-precorrin-5B (C(1))-methyltransferase — protein sequence MAMCKARFRVTLGAVTSSPSLRRGWTTGACATAAARAAFSALHTGYFPDPVEIALPGGARPLFALADHRIMTETPDGIAAMAGVIKDAGDDPDVTHGAMIRATVRSLPDKVGLVFRAGAGVGTITRPGLPLPPGEPAINPVPRQMIAQAITEEAARLGCAPSASIEISIDHGSELAERTLNGRLGIVGGLSVLGTTGIVVPFSCSAWIDSIHRGIDVARASGLRHIAGSTGHASEQAVKKLHALPDTALIEMGDFVGGMLKYLRRHPLPRLSIAGGIAKITKLAQGRLDLHSRRGHVDMEALGNLVSTMGGSPALASQLAAANTTPEAFAIAAHEGFPLGDTMACRAWEIAASQLQGTGIMLDVLIFSRDGQLMGRHEQKS from the coding sequence ATGGCGATGTGCAAGGCGCGGTTTCGCGTTACACTCGGTGCCGTGACCTCATCCCCTTCCCTCCGGCGCGGATGGACCACCGGCGCCTGCGCCACCGCGGCAGCCCGTGCGGCCTTCTCGGCGCTTCATACCGGGTATTTTCCCGATCCGGTGGAAATAGCCCTGCCCGGAGGAGCGAGGCCGCTTTTTGCGCTGGCTGATCACCGGATCATGACGGAAACCCCCGATGGCATCGCCGCCATGGCCGGGGTGATCAAGGATGCCGGAGACGATCCCGATGTCACGCATGGCGCCATGATCCGCGCCACCGTGCGCAGCCTGCCGGACAAGGTCGGGCTGGTGTTCCGCGCCGGAGCGGGCGTCGGCACCATCACCCGTCCCGGCCTGCCCCTGCCCCCCGGCGAACCCGCCATCAATCCGGTTCCCCGCCAGATGATTGCTCAGGCCATTACCGAGGAAGCCGCGAGGCTGGGATGCGCACCCTCCGCCAGTATCGAGATTTCCATTGACCACGGCAGTGAACTGGCAGAGCGCACGCTGAACGGGCGTCTTGGCATTGTGGGTGGCCTATCAGTGCTGGGAACGACCGGGATCGTGGTGCCATTTTCCTGCTCGGCCTGGATCGACAGCATCCATCGCGGCATCGACGTGGCCCGTGCCAGCGGTCTCCGTCATATTGCGGGCAGCACGGGCCATGCCTCGGAACAGGCGGTGAAAAAACTGCATGCCCTGCCCGATACCGCGCTGATCGAAATGGGAGATTTCGTCGGCGGCATGTTGAAATATCTCCGCCGCCATCCTCTGCCGCGCCTGTCCATTGCGGGAGGGATTGCGAAAATCACCAAGCTGGCACAGGGAAGACTCGATCTACACTCCCGGCGAGGACATGTGGATATGGAGGCGCTGGGCAATCTGGTCAGCACCATGGGTGGCAGTCCCGCACTCGCCTCACAGCTTGCCGCCGCGAACACCACGCCAGAAGCATTTGCCATCGCCGCCCATGAAGGCTTCCCGCTGGGCGATACGATGGCATGTCGCGCATGGGAAATCGCAGCCAGTCAGTTGCAAGGCACCGGGATCATGCTGGATGTGCTTATCTTCAGCCGTGACGGCCAGCTGATGGGCCGCCACGAACAGAAAAGCTGA